A single window of Coleofasciculus sp. FACHB-1120 DNA harbors:
- a CDS encoding cysteine desulfurase family protein, with the protein MQIYLDYSATTPTRPEAIALMQTVLTQQWGNPSSLHEWGQRAATVLEQARIQVAGLINAPAESIIFTSGGTEADNLAIMGVARSYRTPQHIIISSVEHSAVSEPARLLELWGWQVTRLPVDIKGRVNPTDLEKALQPNTVLVSIIYGQSEVGTLQPIEELGKIARSHGVLFHTDAVQVAGRLPIDVQQLPVDMLSLSSHKIYGIQGAGALYLRPGVELAPLLCGGGQELKLRSGTQAVPVIAGFGVAAELAAQELGTETPRLIKLRDRLFSHLADVPHLIPTGDRQHRLPHHVSFSVIGESEKITGKTLVRQMNLAGIAISAGSACHSGKLSPSPILLAMGYSDAVALGGIRFTLGRDTEEADVDWAAMVLKQVLERLMPVSRISFQPERVLSLEF; encoded by the coding sequence ATGCAAATTTATCTGGATTATAGTGCTACTACGCCCACTCGCCCAGAAGCGATCGCCCTGATGCAAACCGTCCTCACCCAGCAGTGGGGAAATCCTTCCAGTTTGCACGAGTGGGGGCAACGGGCTGCAACGGTTCTGGAACAGGCAAGAATTCAAGTCGCTGGACTCATTAACGCACCGGCTGAGTCGATTATCTTCACTTCTGGCGGCACCGAGGCAGACAATCTGGCGATTATGGGGGTTGCCCGCAGCTACAGGACGCCCCAGCATATTATTATCTCCAGCGTCGAGCATTCAGCCGTGTCAGAACCGGCACGTTTATTAGAGTTATGGGGTTGGCAGGTGACGCGGTTGCCTGTAGATATCAAAGGACGGGTAAATCCCACCGATTTAGAAAAGGCGCTGCAACCGAATACAGTCTTAGTTTCGATTATTTACGGGCAAAGCGAAGTCGGCACGCTGCAACCGATTGAGGAATTGGGCAAGATTGCCCGTTCCCACGGGGTATTGTTTCACACCGATGCCGTCCAAGTAGCTGGGCGTTTGCCGATTGACGTGCAGCAACTGCCAGTGGATATGCTCTCTCTTTCCAGCCACAAAATCTATGGCATTCAGGGTGCGGGTGCCCTTTATCTCCGCCCTGGTGTGGAGTTAGCGCCCTTATTGTGCGGGGGAGGGCAAGAATTGAAGCTGCGTTCCGGAACTCAGGCTGTTCCGGTGATTGCTGGTTTTGGCGTGGCGGCTGAGTTGGCGGCGCAAGAATTGGGAACAGAGACACCGAGATTGATAAAATTGCGCGATCGCTTATTTTCCCATTTAGCGGATGTTCCCCACCTCATCCCCACCGGCGACAGGCAGCATCGGCTACCCCACCACGTCAGTTTCAGCGTTATCGGTGAGAGTGAAAAAATCACCGGAAAGACCTTGGTGCGGCAGATGAACCTAGCTGGAATTGCCATCAGTGCCGGTTCCGCCTGTCACAGTGGCAAACTCAGCCCCAGCCCCATCTTGCTGGCAATGGGATACAGCGATGCAGTTGCCTTGGGAGGCATTCGCTTCACCCTGGGACGGGACACAGAGGAAGCTGATGTAGACTGGGCGGCAATGGTGCTGAAGCAAGTTTTAGAACGATTGATGCCTGTTTCCAGAATTAGCTTTCAGCCGGAGCGAGTTTTGAGTTTAGAATTTTGA
- the miaE gene encoding tRNA isopentenyl-2-thiomethyl-A-37 hydroxylase MiaE has product MSSTTLPVIIALKQASSIAWVNQAIANTDTLLLDHSHCERKAAGVALNLMFRYPSYTQLVRQLTKIAREELEHFELVNQWLERRDIPLAALSAPPYGAGMKAQIRAKEPDRLLDSLLVSGLIEARSHERLGLLATHLPDPELAQFYGSLMASEARHYGVYWLLADTYFERGVVNQRLEELAVVESQLLEMLHPEPRIHS; this is encoded by the coding sequence GTGTCTTCTACTACGCTGCCGGTTATTATTGCCCTAAAACAAGCTAGTAGTATCGCTTGGGTAAATCAGGCGATCGCTAACACGGATACCCTGCTGCTCGATCATTCCCACTGCGAACGGAAAGCAGCAGGGGTTGCTTTGAATTTGATGTTTCGCTACCCTTCTTATACTCAGTTGGTGCGGCAGCTCACCAAGATCGCCCGCGAAGAACTGGAACACTTTGAGCTGGTTAACCAGTGGCTGGAACGTCGTGACATCCCCCTCGCAGCCCTCTCTGCGCCTCCCTACGGTGCCGGGATGAAGGCACAAATCCGCGCCAAGGAGCCGGATCGGTTATTGGATTCTTTGCTAGTTTCTGGGTTGATTGAGGCTCGAAGTCACGAACGGCTAGGATTACTCGCCACCCACTTACCCGATCCAGAGTTAGCCCAATTTTATGGCAGCTTGATGGCATCCGAGGCACGTCACTACGGCGTTTATTGGCTGCTTGCCGATACTTACTTTGAGCGTGGTGTTGTCAACCAACGGCTGGAGGAATTAGCTGTCGTTGAGAGTCAGTTGCTGGAAATGCTGCACCCAGAACCGAGAATTCACAGCTAA
- a CDS encoding alpha/beta hydrolase gives MIQPPGFEMQSIVTSLGRMVYYTPKGAPWRSTDAAMSEDLPTLVFLHGFGGGSSAYEWSKVYPAFATDYRVIAPDLIGWGRSDHPARNYQIDDYINTIIEFIEQTCNEPVPVVASSLTAAFTIRAAITRPDLFKSLILTTPAGLSDFGENYSRSFFAQIVATPILDRLLYSTGVATEGGIRSFLEQRQFARSRRVYQEIVDAYLQSAQQPNGEYAALSFVRGDLCFDLSLYMTQLNVPTAIMWGEKSEFTGPEIGRRLAALNPQAVRVFQALDDVGLTPQLELPAVTIGLIRRFLDLLK, from the coding sequence ATGATTCAGCCACCCGGCTTTGAAATGCAATCGATTGTCACTTCCTTGGGAAGAATGGTGTACTACACCCCCAAAGGGGCACCTTGGCGCTCGACAGATGCAGCCATGTCAGAGGATCTGCCCACGTTAGTTTTCCTGCATGGCTTTGGTGGTGGGTCATCCGCCTACGAATGGTCGAAAGTCTATCCAGCTTTTGCAACCGATTATCGAGTGATTGCACCCGACCTAATTGGTTGGGGTCGGTCTGACCATCCCGCACGCAATTACCAGATAGATGACTACATCAACACAATTATTGAGTTCATCGAGCAGACCTGTAACGAGCCGGTACCCGTTGTGGCATCTTCTCTCACAGCTGCTTTTACAATTAGAGCTGCGATCACTCGCCCCGATCTTTTTAAGTCCCTGATTCTCACCACACCAGCGGGGTTGTCTGACTTTGGGGAAAATTACAGCCGGAGCTTCTTTGCCCAAATCGTTGCCACGCCTATTCTGGATCGCTTGCTCTATAGCACTGGCGTTGCGACGGAGGGTGGCATCCGTAGTTTCTTAGAACAGCGGCAATTTGCTCGTAGCCGTCGCGTATATCAGGAAATCGTAGATGCTTATCTGCAATCTGCCCAGCAACCCAATGGGGAATATGCAGCGCTCTCTTTTGTTCGGGGAGACTTATGCTTCGATCTATCCCTGTACATGACTCAGCTAAACGTGCCTACTGCCATTATGTGGGGAGAAAAGTCCGAGTTTACTGGCCCGGAGATTGGCAGGCGGCTGGCAGCTTTAAATCCGCAAGCTGTCCGAGTTTTTCAGGCGCTCGATGATGTAGGATTGACGCCCCAACTGGAACTACCTGCGGTGACAATCGGCTTGATCCGACGATTTTTAGACTTACTGAAGTAG
- a CDS encoding M48 family metallopeptidase, whose protein sequence is MKLNPLSFFSRRSSRRWFYPFLSSVVALFICVGLPQSGQAISLFDLILRGVQVIQLSTISDKQEVQIGRAINNQLVSREIRLYRNPQIVRYVEEIGQRLVAKSDRPDIPYTFQVVNDKGLNAFATMGGFVYVNTGLLTAAENEAQLASVISHEIGHIAGRHAIEQMRKSALARGVAAAAGLDRNLAVQIGVDLALRRPNSRQDEFEADQKGLQTMIRAGYAPSGMVAFMEKLLRANSVPTFLSTHPATSDRIKALERAIDPEDANVGDGLDEQAYKAKIRPLI, encoded by the coding sequence ATGAAGTTGAACCCCTTGTCATTTTTTTCTCGTCGTTCCTCTCGCCGCTGGTTCTATCCGTTCCTGTCATCTGTAGTGGCGCTATTTATTTGTGTCGGTTTGCCTCAGTCTGGGCAAGCGATCTCGTTGTTTGACTTGATTTTGCGCGGCGTTCAGGTGATTCAGCTATCTACTATTTCTGATAAACAGGAAGTCCAAATTGGTCGGGCAATTAATAACCAGCTAGTCAGTCGGGAGATTCGGCTGTATCGCAATCCGCAAATCGTTCGCTATGTTGAAGAGATTGGTCAGCGGTTGGTGGCGAAGAGCGATCGCCCTGATATTCCTTATACGTTTCAAGTCGTTAACGATAAGGGTCTCAATGCCTTTGCAACAATGGGAGGCTTTGTCTATGTCAACACTGGCTTGCTCACAGCAGCAGAGAATGAAGCTCAGCTAGCGAGTGTCATAAGTCACGAAATCGGTCATATTGCCGGTCGTCATGCAATTGAGCAGATGCGAAAAAGTGCGCTAGCTCGCGGCGTAGCGGCAGCTGCGGGGTTGGATCGCAACCTAGCCGTTCAAATTGGCGTAGATTTGGCTCTACGGCGTCCGAACAGTCGGCAAGATGAATTCGAGGCAGATCAAAAGGGACTGCAAACCATGATTAGGGCGGGCTATGCTCCCTCTGGAATGGTGGCTTTCATGGAAAAGCTGCTCAGGGCAAATTCGGTGCCTACTTTCTTAAGTACCCATCCGGCAACCTCGGATAGAATTAAGGCTTTGGAACGTGCCATTGACCCGGAAGATGCCAATGTCGGCGATGGGTTGGATGAGCAAGCTTATAAAGCGAAAATTCGCCCCCTGATTTAA
- a CDS encoding GNAT family N-acetyltransferase, whose product MEAQYRDFVIRDWEKRDRTFAADVIHSVLTEYGLPWQPKEADRDVLEVEKFYQDAGGEFWVIERQGQLVGTGAYYPVKRGDRAVEVRKMYLLPSVRGQGLGKYLLQQLENAIASRGFQEIWIETASVLKEAVKLYESSGYEPATGVETARCDRVYVKFL is encoded by the coding sequence ATGGAAGCTCAATATCGGGATTTTGTGATTCGTGACTGGGAAAAGCGCGATCGCACTTTTGCGGCTGATGTCATCCATTCGGTGTTAACCGAGTATGGCTTGCCTTGGCAACCAAAGGAGGCAGACAGGGATGTTCTAGAGGTAGAAAAATTTTATCAAGATGCTGGGGGTGAGTTTTGGGTAATTGAAAGACAAGGGCAACTGGTGGGGACTGGTGCATATTATCCGGTGAAACGTGGGGACAGAGCGGTAGAAGTACGCAAAATGTATCTGTTGCCATCTGTGAGAGGGCAAGGACTGGGTAAGTATTTGTTACAACAACTCGAAAACGCGATCGCTTCTCGTGGTTTTCAGGAAATTTGGATTGAAACCGCCAGCGTTCTCAAAGAAGCGGTCAAATTGTATGAAAGCAGTGGGTATGAACCAGCAACAGGTGTAGAGACAGCAAGATGCGATCGCGTCTACGTTAAATTTCTGTAA
- a CDS encoding metallophosphoesterase, whose protein sequence is MSKMTPRRIVIGDVHGHYEGLMTLMEAIAPSSSDSVYFLGDLIDRGPHSSQVVKFVKENSYHCLLGNHEQMLLDVLGDGQIYGPALQGWLYSGGHATVNSYGEAGIPTEDIEWMRSLPTYLDLGDLWLVHAGVHPQIPLEKQTAEEFCWIREEFHSIPQPYFLDKLIITGHTITFTLPGVAPGKLAQGNGWLDIDTGAYHQKSGWLTGLDITNSLVYQVNVARRRVRKLPLKEAVTQIDPSQVSRMRRQMLRP, encoded by the coding sequence ATGAGCAAAATGACCCCCCGTCGCATTGTGATTGGTGATGTACATGGCCACTACGAAGGTCTGATGACCTTAATGGAAGCGATCGCTCCTTCCTCAAGCGACTCAGTTTATTTTTTGGGGGATTTAATCGATCGAGGGCCTCACAGCTCTCAGGTTGTTAAATTTGTCAAGGAGAATTCCTATCATTGCTTGTTGGGCAACCACGAGCAAATGTTATTAGACGTGTTGGGCGATGGACAAATTTACGGCCCAGCGCTGCAAGGATGGCTCTACAGTGGCGGTCATGCGACCGTGAACAGTTATGGGGAAGCGGGCATTCCGACAGAGGATATAGAATGGATGCGATCGCTACCCACTTATTTAGACTTAGGGGATCTCTGGTTAGTTCATGCAGGCGTCCATCCGCAAATTCCCTTGGAGAAGCAAACCGCTGAGGAATTTTGCTGGATTCGCGAAGAATTTCACAGCATTCCCCAGCCGTACTTCCTCGATAAACTGATCATTACGGGTCACACCATCACCTTTACCCTGCCTGGAGTCGCACCAGGAAAACTTGCCCAAGGGAACGGCTGGCTTGACATCGATACGGGTGCCTATCACCAAAAAAGTGGCTGGTTGACTGGCTTAGACATCACCAACAGTTTGGTTTATCAAGTCAATGTGGCGCGGCGTCGCGTTCGCAAACTACCCCTGAAAGAAGCAGTGACGCAAATCGATCCATCTCAGGTGAGTCGGATGCGCCGCCAGATGCTCAGACCTTAA
- a CDS encoding DUF1995 family protein: MAELPKSLEEAIAQSREATQAAIANGYTRIKVELVFPELKPMPVALQFIEAFEEMASELKVFFPDAGAAALARRDWGQVPFKITDIGSSRSSVDEKIHPEDRVFLFVEPSAVEVLQVEKLCEAAGDRPVVLLNPNLEDVAIIGIGYAGRQLRDRFLTTLESSYYLRPLDGAAVLRCYPSSWQVWQETNDNYQLIAEVSTKPVGEELDNILAGTTQAKDAANPSPAPTPKKSGLFTNLQRFIRTLSR, translated from the coding sequence ATGGCAGAACTTCCCAAATCACTAGAAGAAGCGATCGCGCAATCCCGCGAAGCAACCCAAGCTGCGATCGCCAATGGTTACACCCGAATCAAAGTTGAGTTAGTCTTCCCAGAACTCAAACCGATGCCCGTCGCCTTACAATTTATCGAAGCCTTTGAGGAGATGGCATCGGAGTTGAAAGTTTTCTTTCCCGATGCTGGGGCAGCTGCCCTTGCCCGCCGCGACTGGGGACAAGTACCCTTTAAAATTACAGATATTGGCAGTAGCCGATCGTCCGTAGATGAGAAAATTCACCCAGAAGATCGCGTTTTCTTGTTCGTTGAACCTTCCGCAGTAGAAGTCTTGCAAGTCGAAAAACTGTGCGAAGCAGCAGGCGATCGCCCGGTTGTTCTCCTCAACCCTAATCTAGAAGACGTCGCCATTATTGGCATTGGTTATGCGGGACGACAATTGCGCGATCGCTTCCTAACTACCCTGGAATCTAGCTACTATCTCAGACCCCTCGACGGTGCTGCGGTGCTTCGCTGCTACCCGTCCTCCTGGCAAGTTTGGCAGGAAACAAACGACAACTATCAGCTGATTGCCGAAGTTTCTACAAAACCTGTGGGCGAAGAACTTGACAATATCCTGGCAGGAACAACTCAGGCTAAGGACGCCGCCAATCCCAGCCCCGCCCCAACGCCGAAAAAATCCGGATTATTCACCAATTTACAACGGTTTATTCGTACCCTGAGCCGTTAA
- a CDS encoding DUF4330 domain-containing protein, with protein MKILDSQGRLFGKVSILDVGAALVILSVIVGIFFFPGTSGSVAQVGVTTKPVEMDLIVRGLNVRDPQALIDQFQKDKKTNIIIRNQPAGQMEIKSIKILPRSVTVPQPDGSVKALPDPRPDSFSTDMLMTFGTKAQITKDGPVVGSTKLKIGIPVELDGSGYNFNSTVIDIRFPD; from the coding sequence ATGAAGATTTTGGATTCTCAAGGTCGCTTATTCGGCAAGGTGAGCATCTTAGATGTGGGTGCTGCCTTAGTGATTCTCTCCGTTATTGTGGGAATCTTCTTTTTTCCCGGCACCTCCGGTTCGGTTGCCCAAGTCGGTGTTACCACAAAACCCGTAGAAATGGATTTGATTGTCCGGGGTCTAAATGTGCGAGATCCCCAGGCTTTAATCGACCAGTTCCAAAAGGACAAAAAAACGAATATTATCATCCGCAATCAACCCGCTGGACAAATGGAGATTAAATCCATAAAAATCCTGCCGCGCAGCGTGACTGTCCCGCAACCGGATGGTTCTGTCAAAGCACTCCCCGATCCTAGACCCGATTCTTTTAGCACCGATATGCTGATGACTTTCGGTACTAAAGCCCAAATCACCAAGGATGGCCCAGTTGTGGGCAGTACCAAACTCAAAATTGGCATCCCAGTAGAACTAGACGGCTCAGGTTATAACTTCAATTCCACAGTCATTGATATCAGGTTCCCAGACTAA
- a CDS encoding diguanylate cyclase, translated as MNPHKLLSWDDHSHQMTPRRQLEHLEEMVTVFTEQPIQTNEQLPKEILEGKSFKTAISESERRLQAIFNQTSQFIALLQSDGIVIEANQTALDFGGIAATDVIGRPFWEASWWSVSPKIQEGLKCAIAQAASGEFVNYEVEVRGAGETIASFDFSLKLLKLETELLEAQQTPPLLIAQGQNITECKHSENQLTLCNLELLTLYKISEIAQETQSLHTAFQEIVEQISIDTGFPIITIELYDEARQMMVFAGLKGVPLPADTTVLEVPVDATLSGTVVRTGQPVVKTDLPQSAKNSNFNKIFSQAGIKTFICMPMIVNQRSIGVLSLAHLEIVQCNDSFLKWIGSLANSIASLTERKQAEQALRENEARYRRIVETTVEGVWVLDPEGNTAFVNNQMAQMLGVTAAQMLGKPLFAFMDDEGRAIAEALIERRRQGIKEQHDFKFRRQDGSDLWAIVSTNPIFDRAGNYAGVLGMVTDITQRKATEEALLQQAKRELLIRVITHQIRQSLKLEEILNTTVTEVRQFLACDRVVIFRFHPDWSGVIAVESVDSRWTPILGSTMTDHCFAHTYVEPYKNGRILAIEDIYTAGISPCHIDLLAQFQVRANLVVPILQGEDLWGLLIAHHCSQPRQWQQIEINLLQELATQAGIAIKQAQLYQQLEEANQELQRLAVLDGLTQVANRRCFDQYMNSEWQRLLREQVPLSLILGDIDFFKPYNDTYGHQAGDECLKAVASAIRRAVGRSTDLVARYGGEEFAIILPNTMAEGAIQVAEKIRAEVKALAIAHVNSQASQQLTLSLGIASVVPTSESSPAMLISAADTALYQAKAAGRDRYYAHH; from the coding sequence ATGAACCCCCATAAATTATTATCCTGGGATGACCATTCGCACCAAATGACTCCTCGTAGACAGTTAGAGCATTTGGAAGAGATGGTTACAGTATTCACAGAGCAACCAATCCAGACGAATGAACAACTGCCAAAGGAGATTCTTGAAGGGAAAAGTTTTAAAACAGCGATCAGCGAAAGTGAGAGACGATTACAGGCTATTTTTAATCAAACATCCCAATTTATCGCGCTACTGCAATCAGATGGGATTGTCATAGAAGCCAATCAGACGGCGCTAGACTTCGGTGGAATCGCTGCAACTGATGTTATTGGTCGTCCTTTTTGGGAAGCGTCGTGGTGGAGCGTTTCGCCAAAGATCCAGGAAGGTTTAAAATGCGCGATCGCGCAAGCAGCATCTGGAGAATTTGTGAATTACGAAGTTGAGGTGCGCGGTGCTGGAGAGACTATCGCCTCCTTTGACTTCTCGCTGAAGCTTTTAAAGCTCGAAACAGAGTTGCTTGAAGCACAGCAAACACCACCTTTGTTGATTGCCCAAGGTCAGAATATTACCGAGTGCAAGCACTCAGAAAATCAGCTCACCCTGTGCAATCTGGAACTGCTAACGCTATACAAAATTTCAGAGATCGCGCAGGAAACTCAATCTCTTCACACTGCATTTCAAGAGATTGTTGAACAAATTAGTATTGATACTGGTTTTCCGATTATCACCATCGAACTTTATGACGAAGCGCGGCAAATGATGGTGTTTGCAGGGCTAAAAGGAGTTCCCTTGCCTGCGGATACAACTGTTCTTGAGGTGCCGGTAGACGCGACGCTTTCGGGGACTGTAGTTCGCACGGGTCAACCTGTCGTGAAGACGGATCTTCCGCAGTCAGCCAAGAATAGTAACTTTAATAAAATATTTTCGCAGGCAGGGATTAAAACTTTCATTTGTATGCCGATGATCGTCAACCAACGGTCGATCGGAGTTTTAAGTTTAGCCCATCTAGAAATCGTTCAATGCAATGATTCATTCCTGAAATGGATCGGAAGTTTGGCTAATTCTATCGCTTCCCTAACCGAGCGCAAGCAGGCAGAGCAAGCACTACGGGAAAACGAAGCGAGGTATCGTCGAATTGTCGAAACCACCGTTGAAGGGGTCTGGGTTCTCGATCCAGAGGGAAATACAGCTTTTGTGAATAACCAGATGGCACAAATGCTTGGAGTAACAGCGGCTCAAATGCTAGGCAAACCTTTGTTTGCTTTTATGGATGACGAAGGTCGCGCGATCGCAGAAGCTTTAATAGAGCGTCGCCGCCAAGGAATTAAAGAACAACATGACTTTAAATTCCGCCGTCAGGATGGGTCCGATCTCTGGGCAATTGTTTCTACCAATCCCATCTTCGATCGAGCGGGAAATTACGCGGGAGTTCTGGGGATGGTAACGGATATCACCCAGCGCAAAGCCACTGAAGAGGCGTTGTTGCAGCAGGCAAAGCGGGAGTTGTTGATTCGGGTCATTACTCACCAAATCCGTCAATCTCTAAAGCTGGAGGAGATTCTTAACACGACGGTGACAGAAGTGCGACAATTTCTTGCCTGCGACCGGGTAGTCATTTTCCGCTTTCATCCAGACTGGAGCGGCGTTATCGCAGTTGAGTCGGTCGATTCTAGGTGGACACCAATTTTGGGATCGACGATGACAGACCATTGCTTTGCACACACTTATGTGGAGCCTTACAAAAACGGTCGGATTCTAGCAATTGAAGATATTTATACCGCCGGGATAAGTCCGTGTCACATTGATTTACTGGCTCAGTTTCAGGTGAGAGCAAACTTGGTAGTTCCCATACTCCAAGGCGAGGATTTGTGGGGTTTATTGATTGCTCATCATTGTTCGCAACCGCGACAATGGCAGCAGATAGAGATTAATTTACTCCAAGAATTAGCAACACAGGCGGGAATCGCGATTAAACAAGCCCAACTTTATCAACAGTTAGAGGAAGCGAATCAGGAGTTGCAGCGCCTTGCCGTTTTAGATGGCTTAACTCAGGTCGCGAATCGCCGTTGCTTTGATCAGTACATGAATAGTGAGTGGCAGCGGCTGCTACGAGAGCAAGTACCCTTATCCTTAATTTTGGGCGATATCGATTTTTTTAAACCCTACAACGATACTTACGGTCATCAAGCGGGAGATGAATGTTTAAAGGCAGTGGCGAGTGCGATTCGGCGTGCAGTCGGTCGTTCGACCGATTTAGTGGCTCGCTATGGGGGGGAAGAATTTGCCATTATTTTGCCAAATACGATGGCTGAGGGAGCAATCCAAGTGGCTGAGAAAATCCGGGCTGAAGTGAAGGCGTTAGCGATCGCTCATGTTAATTCTCAGGCCAGTCAGCAGCTCACGCTCAGTTTGGGCATTGCTAGTGTGGTTCCGACTTCAGAATCCTCACCAGCAATGCTGATTTCCGCAGCAGATACCGCTCTCTACCAGGCAAAAGCCGCAGGGCGCGATCGCTATTACGCACACCATTAA